The following coding sequences lie in one Flavobacterium sediminis genomic window:
- a CDS encoding type B 50S ribosomal protein L31, with the protein MKKGIHPENYRLVAFKDMSNDDVFITKSTVETKETIEVDGVEYPVFKMEISRTSHPFYTGKSKLIDTAGRIDKFKNKYAKFKK; encoded by the coding sequence ATGAAAAAAGGTATTCACCCTGAAAATTACAGATTAGTGGCATTCAAAGATATGTCAAATGATGATGTTTTTATTACTAAATCTACAGTAGAGACTAAAGAAACTATCGAAGTTGATGGTGTTGAGTATCCTGTATTTAAAATGGAGATTTCGAGAACTTCTCACCCGTTTTATACCGGTAAATCTAAACTTATTGATACAGCTGGTCGTATCGATAAATTCAAAAACAAATACGCTAAATTCAAAAAATAA
- a CDS encoding MATE family efflux transporter: protein MKDSLSFKNINKLAIPALISGVSEPLLSLTDVAIVGNIKEHATESLAAVGIVTTFLSMLIWVLRQTRSALSAIVSQYLGAEKLDEIENLPAQTAYLITSLGIFIIFLTLPFTEEIFKLYNASDTILAYCVEYYKIRIFGFPFTLFTISVFGTFRGLQNTFYPMLIAITGMVVNIIFDFLFVFGLEPLMPAMGVKGAALASVLAQMIMAVMSVVLLLQKTRISMRLRLPVNKELKRFMQMVLNLFIRTLALNVTLYLGTSFATAYGESFIAAYTIAINIWFLGAFLIDGYASAGNILSGRLYGAKDYKLLLKLGNTLMKYGFVFGIIMAIIGFTFYKPIGTIFTSDKEVLEKFYSVFWIVLLMQPFCGLAFIFDGIFKGLGKMKQLRNLLLVATFTVYVPALWMLNQFDYKLKAIFIAMTFWIVARSFPLIYQFRKIFLPLVDERKN, encoded by the coding sequence ATGAAAGATTCTCTTTCATTTAAGAATATAAACAAACTTGCAATTCCTGCCTTGATATCCGGAGTATCAGAACCTTTACTATCTCTGACGGATGTTGCTATTGTCGGAAATATTAAAGAGCATGCAACTGAGTCTTTGGCAGCGGTGGGTATTGTAACCACTTTTTTGTCCATGCTTATCTGGGTTTTAAGACAAACGAGAAGCGCACTATCAGCTATAGTTTCACAATATTTAGGAGCGGAAAAATTAGATGAGATTGAAAATTTGCCGGCACAAACGGCTTATTTGATTACCTCATTAGGAATATTTATCATTTTTCTGACCTTACCTTTTACAGAAGAAATCTTTAAGTTATATAATGCTTCAGACACAATCTTAGCGTATTGCGTGGAGTATTATAAGATCAGGATATTCGGTTTTCCGTTTACACTGTTTACTATTTCGGTTTTCGGAACTTTCAGAGGGCTTCAGAATACTTTTTATCCGATGTTGATAGCCATTACAGGAATGGTTGTCAATATTATTTTTGATTTCCTTTTTGTTTTTGGTTTAGAACCTTTGATGCCGGCAATGGGAGTTAAAGGAGCAGCATTAGCAAGTGTTCTGGCTCAAATGATAATGGCGGTTATGTCGGTTGTTTTATTGTTACAAAAGACAAGGATCTCCATGCGGTTACGATTGCCTGTAAATAAAGAACTGAAAAGGTTCATGCAAATGGTGCTCAATCTTTTTATCCGTACATTAGCCTTAAATGTAACTTTATATTTAGGAACCAGTTTTGCTACAGCTTACGGAGAATCTTTTATTGCAGCTTATACAATAGCAATCAATATCTGGTTTTTGGGAGCTTTTTTAATAGATGGTTATGCAAGTGCCGGAAATATACTGTCCGGCAGGTTATACGGTGCTAAAGATTATAAATTATTATTGAAGTTAGGCAATACTTTAATGAAGTATGGTTTTGTTTTCGGGATAATAATGGCTATTATAGGTTTTACCTTTTATAAACCGATAGGTACTATTTTTACAAGTGATAAGGAAGTGTTGGAAAAGTTTTATTCGGTTTTTTGGATTGTTTTACTAATGCAACCGTTTTGCGGACTGGCCTTTATTTTTGATGGTATTTTTAAAGGATTAGGAAAAATGAAACAGCTTAGAAACTTATTATTAGTCGCTACTTTTACCGTTTATGTACCTGCTTTATGGATGTTAAACCAATTCGATTACAAACTAAAAGCAATCTTTATAGCAATGACATTCTGGATCGTAGCCAGAAGTTTTCCATTGATCTACCAGTTCAGAAAGATATTTCTTCCTTTAGTTGATGAAAGAAAAAATTAA
- a CDS encoding ORF6N domain-containing protein, which translates to MFDYDLAELYKIQTKALKQAVRRNLKRFPTDFMFGLTLEEFEILRSQFVTQKRGGTRYLPFAFTEQGVAMPSSVLNNEKAIAINIAIMRSFISLRKFALTYEELTKRLTEIENQFPDIYKALNFLMNSNQKNIEKENREKIGYKKN; encoded by the coding sequence ATGTTTGATTATGATTTAGCTGAACTTTACAAAATTCAAACTAAAGCTTTAAAACAGGCAGTCAGAAGAAATTTAAAACGATTCCCTACTGATTTTATGTTTGGATTAACATTAGAAGAATTTGAAATTTTGAGGTCACAATTTGTGACCCAAAAAAGAGGAGGAACCAGATATTTGCCCTTTGCCTTTACCGAACAAGGCGTAGCAATGCCCTCCTCTGTACTAAATAACGAAAAAGCAATAGCTATAAACATTGCCATAATGAGAAGTTTTATTTCATTAAGAAAATTTGCTTTAACTTACGAAGAACTAACAAAACGCTTAACAGAGATTGAAAATCAATTTCCCGATATATACAAGGCTTTGAACTTTTTAATGAATTCCAATCAAAAAAATATTGAAAAGGAAAACCGAGAAAAAATTGGTTACAAAAAAAATTAG
- a CDS encoding DUF4199 domain-containing protein encodes MEQTISPSKSAVNYAIVFGIVMILEFVIMYAFNLSAQTNPTIGVIINVLNYLILPFTFIYLAANDFKNKINNGYISFGQTLKVGLSLCALAAVIYGIFYFIFDFIFPEFKTEVISQIQEITVKQNPNMTADQLKMSMKFVEMFMKPYVAIPFSIVMYSVIGLIHSLIVGAIVKKDKPAF; translated from the coding sequence ATGGAACAAACTATATCACCAAGTAAATCGGCTGTAAATTATGCAATTGTTTTCGGGATCGTTATGATTCTTGAATTTGTAATTATGTATGCATTTAATTTAAGTGCCCAGACCAATCCTACTATAGGCGTAATTATTAATGTACTTAATTATTTAATTTTACCTTTTACATTTATTTATTTAGCCGCTAATGATTTTAAGAACAAGATCAACAACGGATACATCTCATTCGGTCAAACGTTAAAAGTAGGATTATCCCTTTGTGCTTTAGCAGCAGTTATCTACGGTATATTTTATTTTATCTTTGACTTTATCTTTCCGGAATTTAAAACAGAAGTTATTTCTCAAATTCAGGAAATCACAGTTAAACAAAATCCGAATATGACTGCAGATCAATTAAAAATGTCTATGAAATTTGTAGAAATGTTCATGAAACCTTATGTTGCTATACCTTTCTCTATTGTTATGTATAGTGTAATTGGTTTAATTCACTCTTTGATTGTAGGCGCCATTGTAAAAAAAGACAAACCGGCTTTTTAA
- a CDS encoding ABC transporter ATP-binding protein: protein MKKIIKKLMPHVRPLKRHVVWNIIYNVLYALFGTLSFVTLIPLLNVMFDQNQQVSKEPVFIKQENWYDYVIHISEVFNYVKSFFNYKITSLTENGEPQFALLIVISLVIVTFLLKNLAGYFASFHMMHLRNGIMASLRQQMYDKIISLPVSFYSEKRKGDVMARMLGDIGEVQNSFFTLLELIVKEPLTIVFSIIMMFTFSWQLSLFIFIFIPISGLIISRIGKSLKSQSLRAQNESGYMISLAEETLSGLKVVKSYNAEPIFKKNFKGSIQRLLQLSNKIGKKHNLASPMSEFLGIVTIAVLLWYGGNLVLVEKTLAGTVFLPFMGLAYNILTPAKAISKASYQVKNGIAAAQRVFEILEQENTIDSKENALVKDTFDKSITIENINFRYGDENVLKNFSLEVPKGKTVALVGQSGSGKSTIANLLTRFYDVNEGHIKIDGTDIRDWNIHSLRSLMGLVTQDSILFNDTIKNNLLIGKPDATEEEILEALKIANAYEFIKDLPNGIETNIGDAGGKLSGGQKQRLSIARAVLKNPPIMILDEATSALDTESEKLVQVALENMMQNRTSVVIAHRLSTIQKADKIVVMQKGEIVEQGTHAELMAKNGTYAKLVSLQSFD, encoded by the coding sequence ATGAAAAAAATTATTAAAAAATTAATGCCACATGTCCGTCCGTTAAAAAGACATGTGGTCTGGAATATTATCTATAACGTTTTATACGCTCTTTTTGGTACGCTATCTTTCGTTACCCTTATACCATTACTCAATGTAATGTTCGATCAGAACCAGCAAGTATCAAAAGAGCCGGTTTTTATCAAACAAGAAAATTGGTACGATTATGTAATCCACATCAGCGAAGTTTTTAATTACGTAAAAAGTTTTTTTAATTATAAAATAACGAGCCTTACCGAAAATGGCGAGCCTCAATTTGCATTACTAATCGTAATTTCATTAGTAATTGTTACATTTTTACTTAAAAATTTAGCCGGTTATTTTGCTTCTTTCCACATGATGCACCTGCGCAACGGCATTATGGCCAGTTTGCGTCAGCAGATGTATGACAAAATTATCAGTCTTCCGGTTTCTTTTTATTCAGAAAAAAGAAAAGGTGATGTTATGGCAAGGATGCTCGGCGATATCGGTGAAGTTCAAAATTCATTTTTCACCTTATTGGAACTAATTGTAAAAGAACCGCTTACTATTGTATTTTCCATCATAATGATGTTTACTTTTAGTTGGCAACTAAGTCTTTTCATTTTTATTTTCATTCCTATTTCCGGGTTAATCATCTCCAGAATCGGTAAAAGCTTAAAATCACAATCGCTTCGTGCTCAAAATGAAAGCGGATACATGATTTCATTAGCTGAAGAAACCCTGAGCGGACTTAAAGTAGTAAAAAGTTATAATGCAGAACCTATATTCAAAAAGAATTTTAAGGGCTCTATCCAACGCTTACTACAGTTATCTAATAAAATAGGTAAAAAACACAATCTGGCTTCTCCTATGAGTGAATTCTTAGGTATTGTCACTATTGCGGTTCTACTATGGTATGGCGGAAATCTTGTATTAGTTGAAAAAACATTAGCAGGTACGGTTTTTCTTCCTTTCATGGGATTAGCATACAATATCTTAACTCCGGCAAAAGCTATTTCCAAAGCTTCATATCAAGTTAAAAACGGTATTGCAGCTGCTCAAAGAGTTTTTGAAATATTAGAACAGGAAAATACAATTGACAGCAAAGAAAACGCCTTGGTTAAGGACACTTTTGATAAATCTATTACTATTGAAAATATCAATTTCAGATACGGAGATGAAAATGTATTGAAAAACTTTTCTCTTGAAGTTCCTAAAGGAAAAACCGTTGCTTTAGTAGGACAATCCGGAAGTGGAAAAAGTACAATTGCTAATTTATTAACTCGTTTTTACGATGTAAATGAAGGACATATTAAAATTGACGGAACTGATATCCGCGATTGGAATATTCATTCTTTACGTTCATTAATGGGATTGGTCACACAAGACTCTATCTTGTTTAACGATACGATCAAAAACAATTTGCTAATCGGTAAACCTGACGCTACTGAAGAGGAAATTTTAGAGGCTTTAAAGATTGCTAATGCTTATGAATTTATAAAAGACCTTCCGAATGGAATCGAGACCAACATCGGTGATGCCGGCGGTAAACTATCAGGTGGACAAAAGCAACGCTTATCTATTGCCCGTGCAGTCCTCAAAAACCCACCGATCATGATTTTAGACGAAGCAACTTCTGCTTTGGACACTGAAAGTGAGAAATTGGTTCAGGTTGCTCTGGAAAACATGATGCAGAACAGAACTTCTGTGGTTATTGCGCACCGATTGTCTACTATTCAAAAAGCTGATAAAATTGTAGTCATGCAAAAAGGAGAAATCGTTGAGCAAGGAACACATGCTGAACTCATGGCGAAAAACGGCACTTATGCCAAATTAGTTTCTCTTCAGTCTTTTGATTAA
- a CDS encoding phospho-sugar mutase, producing the protein MHIDKHILDKVNEWLTPVFDEKTQEAIKEMITSAPKELEDSFYKNLEFGTGGMRGIMGVGTNRINKYTLGKNTQGLSDYLKKVFAGEEIKVAIAYDCRNNSNTLAKIVADVFSANGIKVYLFSDMRPTPELSFAVRHLNCHAGIVLTASHNPPEYNGYKVYWQDGGQLVPPQDGEIIQVIENLQYSEINFEANESLIEYIDTVIDQAFWKSTVENASFSTPQEAKDNLKIVYTPLHGTSVKAIPNVLDLAGYKNVNIVEEQKVPNGNFPTVKSPNPEEPEALTMALELADKIKADIVVGTDPDSDRLGVAIRDLEGNMKLLNGNQTMVIMTAFLLEQWKRSGKLKGNEFIGSTIVSTPLMLELAETYGVECKVGLTGFKWIAKFIKDFPNQKFIGGGEESFGYMVGDNVRDKDAVAAILLVCEIAAQAKAAGSSLFQELINLSVDYGFYKEHLISITKKGIEGANEIKQMMINLREHPLTEIAGERVVCIEDYQSSKGKDLMNDDQFEITIPKSNVLIYYLEDGSKICARPSGTEPKIKFYFSVHQVLPTAEQYKAVEKELDAKIARIIAEMKLN; encoded by the coding sequence ATGCACATCGATAAACATATTTTAGACAAAGTAAATGAATGGCTGACTCCTGTTTTTGATGAAAAAACACAAGAAGCTATTAAAGAAATGATAACCTCCGCTCCTAAAGAATTGGAAGACAGTTTCTATAAAAACCTGGAGTTCGGAACCGGAGGAATGCGCGGGATCATGGGAGTAGGAACCAATCGGATCAATAAATACACATTAGGTAAAAATACACAAGGCCTATCAGATTATCTGAAAAAAGTTTTTGCCGGAGAAGAAATCAAAGTAGCTATTGCTTATGATTGCAGAAACAACAGTAACACTTTAGCTAAAATCGTTGCCGATGTATTTTCAGCGAACGGAATTAAAGTATACCTGTTTTCAGATATGCGTCCCACTCCGGAATTATCATTTGCTGTTCGTCATTTGAATTGCCATGCCGGAATAGTCTTGACAGCCTCACACAATCCACCGGAATACAATGGTTATAAAGTATATTGGCAAGACGGCGGTCAATTAGTTCCGCCACAAGACGGGGAGATCATTCAGGTTATTGAAAACTTACAGTACAGTGAGATTAACTTTGAAGCGAATGAAAGCCTGATCGAATACATTGACACTGTTATTGACCAAGCTTTTTGGAAATCTACTGTAGAAAACGCTAGTTTTAGTACTCCTCAGGAGGCAAAAGACAACTTAAAAATTGTGTACACGCCTTTACACGGTACATCTGTTAAGGCCATTCCGAATGTTTTGGATTTAGCAGGATACAAAAATGTTAATATCGTAGAAGAACAAAAAGTTCCTAACGGTAATTTCCCTACAGTAAAATCGCCGAATCCTGAAGAACCTGAAGCTTTAACCATGGCTTTAGAACTAGCCGATAAAATTAAGGCTGACATTGTTGTAGGCACAGATCCTGATTCGGACCGTTTAGGAGTTGCCATACGTGATTTGGAAGGAAATATGAAATTACTTAACGGTAACCAGACCATGGTTATCATGACAGCATTTCTTTTAGAACAATGGAAACGCTCCGGAAAGTTAAAAGGTAATGAATTCATTGGTTCCACTATTGTATCTACGCCGTTAATGCTTGAATTAGCAGAAACTTACGGTGTAGAATGTAAAGTAGGCTTAACCGGTTTTAAATGGATCGCTAAATTCATTAAAGATTTCCCTAACCAAAAATTTATTGGTGGTGGTGAAGAAAGTTTCGGCTATATGGTGGGTGATAATGTTCGCGATAAAGATGCTGTAGCAGCCATTTTATTAGTTTGTGAAATTGCGGCTCAGGCCAAAGCAGCCGGAAGCAGTTTATTTCAGGAATTGATAAATCTTTCCGTTGACTATGGCTTTTATAAAGAACATTTAATTTCGATCACTAAAAAAGGAATTGAAGGAGCTAATGAAATCAAACAGATGATGATTAACCTGCGCGAACACCCTTTAACTGAAATTGCCGGTGAACGTGTAGTTTGCATAGAGGATTATCAAAGTTCTAAAGGAAAAGATTTAATGAACGATGATCAATTTGAGATTACCATTCCTAAATCAAACGTTCTTATCTATTATTTAGAAGACGGAAGCAAAATCTGTGCTCGCCCGAGCGGAACAGAACCTAAGATCAAGTTTTACTTTAGTGTTCACCAAGTATTGCCTACTGCCGAGCAATACAAAGCAGTCGAAAAAGAATTGGACGCCAAAATTGCCCGAATCATTGCTGAAATGAAATTGAACTAA
- a CDS encoding cell division protein ZapA has protein sequence MNEKLKIKLSIADRVYPLTIEEQQEQALRSASKKIDEMIQQFEQSYAVRDKQDVLAMCALQFAAQLEQKQIDSSEDYENGIRRLQNLDKKLSELLSK, from the coding sequence ATGAATGAAAAATTAAAAATTAAGTTATCAATTGCCGATCGTGTTTATCCGCTTACTATTGAAGAGCAGCAAGAACAAGCTTTGCGCAGCGCTTCAAAAAAGATAGACGAGATGATTCAACAGTTTGAACAAAGCTATGCTGTTAGAGACAAGCAGGATGTATTGGCCATGTGTGCCTTACAGTTTGCCGCCCAATTAGAACAAAAACAGATTGATTCATCTGAAGATTATGAAAACGGGATCAGGCGCCTGCAAAACTTGGATAAGAAATTGAGTGAGTTACTCTCAAAATAA
- a CDS encoding peptidoglycan DD-metalloendopeptidase family protein, which translates to MLRYIFLLIGLCAYSQSEYPSGFISPLDIPLDFSGSFGELRSNHFHSGLDMKTNAVEGLKVFAVADGYISRIKISPFGYGKAIYITHPNGYTTVYGHLQKANGAIEEYIKKEQYRQKSFGVEMFPGPAELPVKQGDVIAFSGNTGGSGGPHLHFEFRETKSEKAVNPLYFGFNKLAPDKYKPDLQGIMVYPMGDSVIANSSQKPSRISFLKQVDGNYKAEKVVANGKIAFAINAYDHCTNPYNKNGLFKVNAYLNGVLYYSFELDKFAFNETRYLNNFIDYGIYKDKKQRFQKLFYETPYPLSILKQNKNNGVINTQPNSTYTFRIEMFDFHGNQTNIFIPIEYGVEDAKITKEESSAPYVLKSKIENNYEKDNISVYVPENAFYDDFNLDFEVKEGVLTFGKPEIPVHKNITITFSNVEGLSEEELSKTFIATLDGHQLEYNGTLRKGNVFSAKVRELGMFKLAQDSVPPRIYNVNFVEGRNLNKQNTLSVSISDKLSGIDTYNAYLNGEWILMEYDYKTKKLIHQLSDGKFVSGRNDLKIIVTDNMQNSTTFESYFFMN; encoded by the coding sequence ATGCTACGTTATATTTTTCTTTTAATTGGTTTATGCGCTTATTCACAGAGTGAATACCCAAGTGGATTTATATCACCGTTAGACATTCCTTTAGATTTTTCGGGCTCATTCGGAGAATTGAGAAGTAATCATTTTCATTCAGGATTGGATATGAAAACGAATGCAGTAGAAGGATTGAAAGTGTTTGCAGTAGCCGACGGGTATATCTCCAGAATTAAAATTTCACCTTTTGGCTATGGTAAAGCTATTTATATAACGCATCCGAACGGATATACTACTGTATACGGACATTTACAAAAAGCTAACGGAGCGATTGAAGAATATATTAAAAAGGAACAATATCGTCAAAAATCGTTCGGAGTTGAAATGTTTCCCGGTCCGGCGGAATTACCGGTTAAACAGGGAGATGTTATTGCTTTTTCGGGAAATACTGGAGGAAGTGGTGGTCCGCATTTGCATTTTGAATTTCGTGAAACCAAGAGCGAGAAAGCGGTAAACCCTCTTTATTTTGGTTTTAATAAATTAGCTCCGGATAAATACAAACCGGATTTACAGGGAATAATGGTATATCCGATGGGAGATAGCGTAATCGCAAATTCTTCTCAAAAGCCATCCCGGATTTCTTTTTTGAAGCAAGTTGACGGGAATTATAAAGCAGAAAAAGTAGTAGCTAACGGAAAAATAGCATTTGCGATTAATGCGTATGACCATTGTACTAATCCGTATAATAAAAACGGACTTTTTAAAGTAAATGCATATTTGAACGGAGTACTGTATTATAGTTTTGAGCTCGATAAATTTGCTTTCAATGAAACACGGTATCTGAATAATTTTATCGATTACGGGATTTATAAGGACAAGAAGCAACGTTTTCAAAAGTTATTTTATGAGACCCCTTATCCGCTTTCTATTTTGAAACAAAATAAAAATAACGGAGTAATCAATACACAACCTAATTCGACATATACTTTCAGAATTGAAATGTTTGACTTTCATGGTAACCAAACGAATATTTTTATTCCGATTGAATATGGAGTTGAAGATGCTAAAATCACTAAAGAGGAATCTTCTGCACCTTACGTCTTGAAATCTAAGATTGAAAATAATTATGAAAAGGACAATATATCGGTTTACGTTCCGGAGAATGCGTTCTATGATGACTTTAATTTGGATTTTGAAGTAAAAGAAGGTGTTTTGACTTTTGGAAAACCTGAAATTCCGGTGCATAAAAACATTACAATTACTTTTTCAAACGTAGAAGGATTGTCTGAAGAAGAGTTGTCTAAAACTTTTATTGCTACTTTAGACGGGCATCAATTAGAATATAACGGAACACTTAGAAAAGGGAATGTTTTTTCGGCAAAAGTAAGAGAGTTAGGTATGTTTAAACTCGCACAGGATTCTGTTCCGCCAAGGATTTATAATGTTAATTTTGTGGAAGGGCGCAATTTGAACAAACAAAACACATTAAGTGTTTCAATTTCTGATAAACTTTCAGGAATTGATACGTATAACGCCTATTTGAACGGGGAATGGATTTTAATGGAATATGACTATAAAACTAAAAAGCTGATCCATCAGCTATCAGATGGTAAATTTGTTTCCGGTAGGAATGATTTGAAAATTATTGTTACAGATAATATGCAAAATTCAACTACCTTTGAGAGCTATTTTTTTATGAATTAA
- a CDS encoding glycosyltransferase family 2 protein: MNLSIVIPLLNEQESLPELHNWIKKVMDSHNFSYEIWFIDDGSTDHSWQIIQSLSKENPNVKGIRFFRNYGKSQALHAGFARTNGDVVITMDADLQDSPDEIPELYNMITQGDYDLVSGWKKKRYDSVIGKNLPSKLFNWAARKTSGVKLHDFNCGLKAYNKNVVKNIEVSGEMHRYIPVLAKNAGFSKIGEKVVQHQARKYGHSKFGMNRFINGFLDLITIWFLSTFGKRPMHLFGALGVLMFLIGFISAGFIGFFKLWKLYHQEPTILVTDNPWFYISLATMVIGTQLFLAGFLGEIILRTKSDEERYKIEQEF, from the coding sequence ATGAATTTATCTATAGTAATCCCTTTATTAAACGAACAGGAATCGTTGCCTGAATTACACAATTGGATCAAGAAAGTTATGGATTCTCATAACTTTTCTTATGAAATATGGTTCATAGACGACGGTAGTACAGACCACTCTTGGCAAATCATTCAATCCCTATCTAAAGAAAACCCGAATGTAAAAGGAATTCGTTTTTTCCGGAACTATGGTAAAAGTCAGGCTTTGCATGCTGGTTTTGCCAGAACAAACGGGGATGTGGTCATTACTATGGATGCCGACCTACAAGATAGCCCCGATGAGATTCCGGAACTTTACAATATGATAACCCAAGGCGATTATGATTTGGTTTCGGGTTGGAAAAAGAAACGGTATGATTCCGTTATCGGTAAAAACCTGCCCTCTAAGTTATTCAACTGGGCTGCCCGTAAAACATCGGGGGTTAAACTACACGATTTTAACTGCGGATTAAAGGCATACAATAAAAATGTCGTTAAGAATATTGAAGTATCAGGAGAAATGCACCGTTATATTCCGGTTTTAGCCAAAAATGCCGGTTTTTCTAAAATCGGTGAAAAAGTGGTTCAACATCAAGCTCGTAAATACGGCCATTCTAAATTCGGTATGAATCGATTCATCAACGGTTTTTTAGATCTGATCACGATCTGGTTCTTATCTACATTCGGGAAACGTCCGATGCATTTATTCGGAGCCTTAGGGGTTTTGATGTTCTTAATCGGTTTTATTTCTGCAGGATTCATAGGTTTCTTCAAACTTTGGAAACTATACCATCAGGAACCTACTATTTTAGTTACAGACAATCCTTGGTTCTATATTTCTCTGGCAACTATGGTCATCGGTACTCAACTTTTTCTGGCCGGTTTTTTAGGCGAGATCATTTTGAGAACCAAAAGCGATGAAGAACGCTATAAGATTGAACAAGAATTTTAG